A stretch of Clostridium formicaceticum DNA encodes these proteins:
- a CDS encoding FAD-binding oxidoreductase has protein sequence MKQEVIEVLKNIVGEDWVLTSLDQTQGYLYDETEALIRPKAAEDCVVVKPGTPEEIAQILKYANEVLVPVVPRGGGTGLCGAAIPTQTSIILSDERLNKILEIDEENLMVTCESGVTLAALLEKLHDYDNLFFPVHPGDEGAHIGGMAVENAGGAGAVKHGIMRNQIKGLQVVLPTGEIVNLGGKLIKNNTGLDLLHLMIGSEGILGIVTKVTLKLYPEPKHKGTLLVSFDNRKDAIAVVPKILQQGITPLAIEYMERDIALESAAHIGEKWPAEEGSVDVMIILSEDKEEELYEKSEVIVDLCENHNAVYTLIAETAKEQRSILAIRSNVYTAVVHDAADALDMAVPVGSIPDFMNDIFALADKYGARTPAVGHAGDGNIHNFIMRENGEIPSYYEALKEAMYKTAVKYGGTITAEHGVGKTRMANLNLQLSEKEIELIKGIKKAFDPNGILNPGTVVTI, from the coding sequence ATGAAACAAGAAGTGATTGAGGTTTTAAAAAATATTGTGGGGGAGGATTGGGTACTGACTAGTTTGGATCAGACGCAGGGATATTTATATGACGAAACAGAAGCATTGATTCGTCCTAAAGCAGCAGAGGATTGCGTTGTTGTAAAACCTGGAACACCTGAAGAAATTGCACAGATATTGAAGTATGCCAATGAAGTGTTGGTACCAGTAGTGCCAAGGGGTGGTGGTACAGGGCTTTGTGGGGCAGCGATACCGACCCAAACTAGTATTATTCTATCGGATGAAAGATTAAATAAGATTTTAGAAATCGATGAAGAAAACCTAATGGTAACCTGTGAATCCGGCGTTACCTTAGCTGCCCTCCTAGAAAAGCTTCATGACTATGATAATTTATTTTTCCCAGTACATCCAGGGGATGAAGGAGCACATATTGGCGGCATGGCGGTAGAAAATGCTGGTGGTGCCGGAGCGGTAAAACATGGTATTATGAGGAATCAGATAAAGGGATTACAAGTAGTGTTGCCTACAGGAGAGATTGTGAATCTAGGTGGAAAGTTAATTAAAAACAATACCGGATTAGATTTACTGCATTTGATGATTGGCAGTGAAGGTATCCTAGGGATTGTAACGAAGGTAACCCTAAAACTTTATCCGGAACCTAAGCATAAGGGTACTTTATTGGTTTCCTTTGATAATCGCAAAGATGCTATAGCTGTTGTACCCAAAATACTACAACAAGGCATTACACCTTTGGCGATTGAGTATATGGAAAGAGACATTGCTTTAGAATCGGCAGCGCATATTGGAGAAAAGTGGCCAGCGGAAGAAGGCAGTGTAGATGTCATGATTATTCTTTCTGAAGATAAGGAAGAGGAGCTTTACGAAAAAAGTGAAGTGATCGTAGACCTTTGTGAAAATCATAATGCTGTTTATACCTTGATTGCAGAAACAGCAAAGGAACAGCGATCTATTTTAGCTATCCGAAGTAATGTCTATACAGCGGTTGTTCATGATGCGGCGGATGCCTTAGATATGGCAGTGCCTGTCGGCTCCATTCCTGATTTCATGAATGATATCTTTGCATTGGCAGATAAATACGGAGCAAGGACACCAGCAGTAGGGCATGCTGGAGATGGCAATATTCATAACTTTATTATGAGGGAAAATGGTGAAATTCCTTCTTACTATGAAGCGTTAAAGGAAGCCATGTATAAAACCGCTGTAAAATACGGAGGAACCATCACAGCGGAACATGGGGTAGGAAAAACAAGAATGGCTAACCTGAATCTTCAGTTAAGTGAAAAGGAGATAGAATTAATTAAAGGAATCAAAAAGGCGTTTGACCCTAATGGCATTTTGAATCCTGGAACAGTAGTCACTATTTAA
- a CDS encoding phosphatase, protein MNFVLDTHCHTLASGHAYSTIQEMAAHAATIGFELIAITDHGPKMPGSTHSLYFKNLRVIPRKINGVEILRGVEVNILDHRGKLDIPEGVLEELDIVIASFHHPCIKPGSVEENTNTLINLIKKPYINIIGHPGNPSYPVNIEKVVEAAKEYRTLIEINNSSLKPDSFRTGSKENCYKILEACKKKQVPVAIGSDAHIAFDIGHFPFAKEMLERLQMPEELVVNTSVDRLKAYIK, encoded by the coding sequence ATGAATTTTGTATTAGATACGCATTGCCATACATTGGCCAGCGGTCATGCCTACAGTACCATACAAGAAATGGCAGCACATGCTGCTACGATAGGATTTGAGTTAATCGCTATAACGGATCACGGTCCTAAAATGCCAGGAAGCACTCATTCTCTATATTTTAAAAACCTTCGCGTAATTCCAAGAAAAATAAATGGGGTAGAAATTTTAAGGGGTGTAGAAGTAAATATTTTGGATCACCGTGGAAAGCTGGATATTCCTGAAGGTGTTTTAGAAGAACTAGATATTGTTATTGCTAGTTTTCATCACCCTTGTATAAAACCTGGTTCAGTGGAGGAGAACACTAATACCCTAATCAATCTAATAAAAAAGCCTTACATAAATATTATTGGGCATCCAGGGAATCCTTCCTACCCTGTAAATATCGAAAAGGTGGTGGAGGCTGCTAAGGAATATCGTACTCTGATAGAAATCAATAATAGCTCTTTAAAACCAGACAGTTTTAGAACAGGAAGTAAAGAAAATTGTTATAAAATCTTAGAAGCCTGTAAGAAGAAGCAAGTGCCTGTAGCTATAGGAAGTGATGCGCATATTGCCTTCGATATAGGACATTTTCCTTTTGCTAAGGAAATGCTGGAGAGACTGCAGATGCCGGAAGAATTAGTGGTAAATACTTCGGTTGATAGATTAAAGGCTTATATAAAATGA
- a CDS encoding complex I 24 kDa subunit family protein, with product MPEELRVKEKNNLEKPLPKEHYEKLEEYIDSLPSLEGRLIQVLHHAQDIFGYLPRDVQLFIARRLGVTGAKVNGVVTFYTYFTEEPRGEYVINVCTGTACFVKGANKLLEAFQEKLKVSVGDTTEDRRFTLKDVRCVGACGLAPLVVINDKVYGRVKPEEVEGILSEYQQ from the coding sequence ATGCCAGAGGAACTTAGAGTCAAGGAAAAAAACAATCTTGAAAAGCCCCTACCGAAGGAACATTATGAAAAACTGGAGGAATATATAGACAGTTTACCTTCCCTAGAAGGCAGGCTAATACAAGTATTGCACCATGCCCAGGATATTTTTGGGTATTTGCCAAGGGATGTTCAATTATTTATTGCCAGAAGATTAGGGGTAACAGGGGCAAAGGTAAACGGTGTTGTTACCTTCTATACTTACTTTACAGAGGAACCAAGGGGAGAATATGTCATTAATGTTTGTACAGGCACCGCCTGCTTTGTAAAGGGGGCCAACAAACTATTGGAGGCCTTTCAAGAAAAATTAAAGGTATCTGTAGGAGATACAACAGAGGACAGAAGGTTTACTTTGAAGGATGTTCGATGCGTGGGAGCTTGTGGCTTGGCACCGTTGGTGGTGATTAATGATAAAGTCTACGGACGAGTAAAACCAGAGGAAGTAGAAGGCATCTTATCTGAATATCAACAATAG
- a CDS encoding NuoF family protein has product MKTVKSLEALKKLREEASKDLGIRKTSHEKAKEIDEKNHSSHILVCGGTACESQESREIMNHLQEALKKAGCHETVQVLKTGCFGFCEKGPIVKIYPDHVFYVEVKPEDAEEIVREHILEGKRVERLLYEEPTLGKKIEKQEDISFYHKQMRIALRNCGFINPENIREYIAEDGYLALGKVLTEMTPKEVIQIVKDSGLRGRGGGGFPTGYKWELTYRNKNDLKFVICNADEGDPGAFMDRSILEGDPHSVLEAMSIAGYAIGAEKGYIYIRAEYPLAIERLNIAIEQARGYGFLGEKIFNTDFNFDIELKYGAGAFVCGEETALINSVEGGRGEPNAKPPFPAESGLWDKPTSVNNVETFANIPQIILKGAEWFSGIGTEKSKGTKVFALAGKVNNVGLVEVPMGITLREIIYDVGGGIRDGKKFKAVQTGGPSGGCIPEEDLDIPIDYESLKEVGSMMGSGGMIVMDEDDCMVNISKFYLEFAEDESCGKCTPCRIGNKRLHETLIKITNGRGTEEDLKNLKDLGEMIKDASLCGLGQSSPNPVLSTMKYFTDEYHEHIFNKNCPAGVCSMGKKKKTVVSPKS; this is encoded by the coding sequence ATGAAGACAGTAAAATCCTTAGAGGCATTAAAGAAGCTTAGAGAAGAAGCTAGTAAAGATTTAGGTATAAGAAAGACCAGTCATGAGAAGGCAAAGGAAATCGATGAAAAAAACCATTCCTCCCATATATTAGTCTGTGGAGGCACTGCCTGCGAATCTCAAGAAAGTAGAGAAATCATGAACCATCTTCAAGAGGCGTTGAAAAAAGCAGGATGCCATGAAACTGTGCAGGTTCTCAAGACCGGCTGTTTTGGGTTCTGCGAAAAGGGTCCGATTGTTAAGATTTATCCTGACCATGTTTTTTACGTAGAAGTGAAGCCGGAGGATGCAGAAGAAATTGTTAGAGAACATATCCTTGAAGGAAAAAGGGTAGAAAGACTGCTTTATGAAGAGCCTACCTTGGGAAAGAAGATTGAAAAGCAAGAGGATATCTCTTTTTATCACAAACAGATGCGTATTGCTTTGAGGAATTGTGGTTTTATCAATCCAGAGAACATTAGAGAATACATAGCAGAAGATGGTTATCTTGCCCTTGGAAAAGTGCTGACAGAGATGACCCCTAAAGAAGTTATACAGATTGTTAAGGATAGTGGACTAAGAGGCAGAGGCGGTGGAGGATTTCCCACCGGCTATAAATGGGAACTTACCTATAGAAACAAGAACGATTTGAAATTTGTTATTTGCAACGCTGATGAAGGAGATCCTGGGGCCTTTATGGATAGAAGTATCTTAGAAGGAGATCCCCATAGTGTATTGGAGGCGATGAGCATCGCTGGTTATGCTATTGGTGCAGAAAAGGGATATATCTATATTCGAGCAGAATACCCATTGGCGATTGAAAGACTAAACATTGCTATAGAACAAGCCAGAGGATATGGGTTTTTGGGAGAAAAAATATTTAATACGGATTTTAACTTTGATATTGAGCTTAAGTATGGGGCAGGAGCTTTTGTCTGTGGTGAAGAAACTGCCTTAATCAACTCTGTAGAGGGAGGTAGGGGGGAACCAAATGCAAAACCACCTTTCCCAGCAGAAAGTGGATTATGGGATAAACCCACTTCCGTAAACAATGTAGAAACCTTTGCCAATATTCCACAGATTATTTTAAAGGGTGCGGAATGGTTTAGCGGTATAGGTACAGAAAAAAGTAAAGGCACCAAGGTCTTTGCCTTGGCGGGCAAAGTAAACAATGTTGGTTTAGTAGAGGTACCTATGGGCATTACCTTAAGGGAAATTATCTATGACGTTGGTGGTGGTATCAGGGATGGCAAGAAATTCAAAGCTGTCCAGACTGGGGGGCCCTCAGGAGGGTGTATTCCTGAAGAAGACTTAGATATCCCAATTGATTATGAAAGCTTAAAGGAAGTAGGCTCTATGATGGGATCAGGGGGAATGATTGTTATGGATGAAGACGATTGTATGGTGAATATATCAAAGTTTTATCTAGAGTTTGCGGAGGATGAATCCTGTGGCAAATGCACGCCCTGTAGAATCGGCAATAAGAGACTCCATGAAACCTTAATAAAAATTACTAACGGCAGAGGGACGGAGGAGGATTTAAAGAATCTAAAAGATCTAGGGGAAATGATCAAAGATGCTTCTCTTTGCGGCCTAGGGCAGAGCTCTCCCAATCCTGTTTTAAGTACAATGAAGTACTTTACTGACGAGTATCATGAACACATATTTAACAAAAACTGCCCAGCTGGCGTATGTTCCATGGGCAAGAAGAAAAAAACAGTAGTTTCTCCAAAAAGCTAG
- a CDS encoding NADH-dependent [FeFe] hydrogenase, group A6, with protein MKEYVKVTINDKEVEVPREYTILNAAVEAGIKIPTLCHLDLHDLKMVNRTASCRVCMVEVENRPGLAPACATPVNDGMVVRTDTVRAIKARRMAVELLLSNHPTDCLICQRNLRCELQALAQELNIREIHYSGKRNKYHLDTSSQAVIKNQDKCILCRRCETACNEIQTCGILSALNRGFETVVGPAFNLPMVETSCTYCGQCVAVCPTAALTEVNHTRKVWKALHNPDKYVVVQVAPAIRVALGELFGMEAGTIVTGKLAAALRKLGFDQVYDTEFGADVTIMEEAKELIHRLETGGRLPMLTSCCPAWVSFIEHQFPDMIDVPSTCKSPHIMFGTLAKTYLAEKMGIDPNKMVVVSVMPCVAKKAEAARTELSLDDHDNVDIVITTRELGDMLKEAGIDFDKLADEDFDHPLGESTGAASIFGTTGGVIEAAMRTAYEWVTGETLENVEFQQLRGMEGLREATVDLKGQEIKIGIAHGLGNARQLLEDIRNGKGEYHAIEIMACPGGCIGGGGQPYHYGNDEIVKKRQQAIYREDQRKSIRKSHENPEVIKLYKEYLGEPYGELAKKLLHTKFEAKERI; from the coding sequence TTGAAGGAATATGTTAAAGTGACTATTAATGATAAAGAAGTAGAAGTGCCAAGAGAATATACAATCTTAAATGCAGCAGTGGAGGCAGGAATTAAAATCCCTACCTTATGTCATTTAGATTTGCATGACTTAAAGATGGTAAATCGTACCGCCTCCTGTAGAGTATGTATGGTGGAAGTGGAAAACAGACCTGGTCTCGCCCCTGCCTGTGCAACACCTGTAAATGACGGTATGGTGGTTCGTACGGATACAGTTAGAGCAATAAAAGCTCGAAGAATGGCTGTAGAATTACTGCTTTCCAATCATCCTACAGACTGTCTCATTTGTCAGAGAAATTTAAGATGTGAGTTACAGGCACTTGCCCAAGAACTGAATATACGGGAAATTCATTATTCAGGAAAGCGGAATAAGTATCACTTAGATACCTCCAGTCAAGCCGTTATTAAAAATCAAGATAAGTGCATCTTGTGTAGACGGTGTGAAACTGCCTGCAATGAAATACAGACTTGTGGGATTCTATCGGCTTTAAACAGAGGATTTGAAACTGTAGTAGGACCAGCCTTTAACTTACCGATGGTAGAAACCTCCTGTACCTACTGCGGCCAATGCGTAGCGGTTTGTCCCACCGCCGCATTGACAGAGGTAAACCATACAAGAAAGGTATGGAAGGCATTACATAACCCCGATAAGTATGTAGTGGTACAGGTGGCGCCTGCTATCCGCGTGGCATTAGGCGAATTATTTGGCATGGAGGCAGGAACCATTGTAACAGGAAAGTTAGCGGCGGCTTTGAGAAAACTAGGGTTCGATCAGGTTTATGATACTGAGTTTGGTGCAGATGTAACTATTATGGAGGAGGCAAAAGAATTAATTCATCGTCTGGAAACCGGTGGACGTCTACCGATGTTGACCAGTTGTTGTCCCGCTTGGGTAAGCTTTATTGAACATCAATTCCCAGATATGATCGACGTACCTTCCACTTGTAAATCCCCCCATATTATGTTTGGTACCTTAGCAAAAACCTATCTAGCAGAGAAGATGGGAATTGATCCTAATAAAATGGTGGTGGTTTCTGTTATGCCCTGTGTTGCTAAAAAAGCAGAGGCAGCTAGAACAGAGCTGAGTCTTGACGATCATGACAATGTAGATATTGTTATCACTACAAGAGAATTAGGCGATATGCTAAAGGAGGCAGGTATAGATTTTGATAAGTTAGCAGATGAAGATTTTGACCATCCTCTTGGAGAATCTACCGGTGCAGCCAGTATCTTTGGTACAACCGGTGGGGTAATTGAAGCGGCTATGCGTACAGCCTACGAATGGGTGACAGGTGAAACCTTAGAAAATGTAGAATTTCAACAGTTAAGAGGGATGGAGGGGCTAAGAGAAGCCACTGTAGATTTAAAAGGGCAGGAAATAAAGATAGGGATTGCTCATGGATTGGGTAATGCTAGACAGCTTTTAGAGGACATCAGAAACGGCAAGGGAGAATACCATGCGATTGAAATTATGGCCTGTCCTGGTGGCTGTATTGGCGGCGGTGGTCAGCCTTATCACTATGGTAATGATGAAATCGTAAAAAAACGTCAGCAAGCCATTTATAGAGAGGATCAGAGGAAAAGCATCAGAAAATCCCATGAAAATCCTGAGGTTATTAAGCTCTATAAAGAGTATCTAGGAGAGCCCTATGGAGAACTGGCGAAGAAACTATTGCATACAAAGTTTGAAGCGAAGGAGAGAATATAA
- a CDS encoding ANTAR domain-containing response regulator, producing MKGRVVIADDEPITRMDIVEMLLEEGYDVVGEASDGFDAIELCKKYKPDLVLMDVKMPLLNGLKAAEVINQDELAECIVLVTAYSGKEFVEEAKKAGAMGYIVKPINEKNLLPALEVAVSKSKEFKEMKQQVKKAQTQLEDRKQIERAKGILMKTEGLSEEEAYNKIRTLSMSKRRSMGEIARIITMNQ from the coding sequence ATGAAAGGGCGAGTGGTAATAGCCGATGACGAACCTATTACTAGAATGGACATAGTAGAAATGTTGTTGGAAGAAGGCTACGATGTTGTAGGTGAAGCCTCAGATGGATTTGATGCAATTGAGTTGTGTAAAAAGTATAAACCAGATTTGGTACTAATGGATGTTAAAATGCCTTTATTGAATGGCTTAAAGGCAGCTGAAGTAATCAATCAAGATGAGCTGGCAGAATGCATTGTATTGGTAACCGCCTATAGCGGAAAAGAATTTGTAGAAGAGGCTAAGAAAGCAGGAGCGATGGGGTATATTGTTAAACCCATCAATGAAAAAAACCTATTGCCTGCTCTAGAGGTGGCGGTATCTAAAAGTAAAGAGTTTAAAGAGATGAAACAACAGGTGAAAAAAGCACAAACGCAGTTGGAGGACAGAAAGCAAATTGAAAGAGCAAAGGGGATTTTGATGAAAACTGAAGGGCTTTCAGAGGAGGAAGCCTACAATAAAATAAGGACATTAAGCATGTCCAAAAGACGCTCTATGGGTGAAATAGCAAGGATTATTACGATGAATCAATAA